From Hippea alviniae EP5-r, the proteins below share one genomic window:
- a CDS encoding ATP-binding protein — protein sequence MKTRIFRNKKLIDRDKEINFFLDWFNQLPELILWVYGPKSSGKTTLIEYVVEKELFEDFENLKPKGNWWVKYINLRRYLISNYSSFIEAILTPEKDDKGKKEEKLSASFNIGVFNIKAELLNEVKNKEKDLFKVLMEEIQNRVKKNRQPIIIIDEIQTLEDIYINGDRELLKEFLNFCVSLTKETHLSHVVILSSNTVFIDRIYNDAKLKKTSEFFKIDHLDKSIVVEWLSSEGYTEEEINLIYDYLGGCIPDIQRMMMLKDKYKSIKEYLEHRAFLAYTEMVDLLTNEEDFNKRKIFKEIAKEIVKNGRFIAKEELPTQVKKIINFYAEKEILFYDPLTLEVKGNSRIYEKGMEKLEL from the coding sequence ATGAAAACCCGTATCTTCAGAAACAAAAAACTCATAGACAGAGATAAAGAGATAAACTTCTTCCTTGATTGGTTCAATCAATTACCAGAGTTAATACTTTGGGTTTATGGCCCAAAATCTTCAGGCAAAACAACACTCATTGAGTATGTTGTTGAAAAAGAGTTATTTGAAGATTTTGAGAACTTAAAACCCAAAGGTAATTGGTGGGTGAAGTATATAAACTTAAGAAGATATCTAATAAGCAACTATTCAAGTTTTATAGAAGCAATACTAACACCAGAGAAAGATGACAAAGGCAAGAAAGAAGAGAAACTCTCAGCAAGCTTCAACATTGGAGTATTCAACATAAAAGCAGAACTGCTAAATGAAGTAAAAAACAAAGAGAAAGACTTATTCAAAGTTCTAATGGAAGAGATACAAAACAGGGTAAAGAAAAACAGACAACCTATAATCATCATAGACGAAATCCAAACACTTGAAGATATATACATAAATGGAGATAGAGAACTACTCAAAGAGTTCCTAAACTTCTGTGTCTCTTTAACAAAAGAGACACATCTGTCTCATGTTGTTATCCTAAGCTCAAACACTGTGTTTATAGATAGGATTTATAATGATGCAAAGCTAAAGAAGACAAGTGAGTTTTTTAAGATTGACCATTTAGATAAGAGTATAGTTGTAGAGTGGTTAAGTTCTGAAGGATACACAGAAGAAGAGATAAATCTCATCTATGACTATCTTGGTGGTTGTATTCCAGATATACAAAGAATGATGATGTTAAAAGACAAATACAAAAGCATTAAAGAGTATTTAGAGCATAGGGCGTTTTTGGCATATACTGAGATGGTTGACTTACTCACAAACGAAGAAGACTTCAACAAAAGAAAGATATTTAAAGAGATAGCAAAAGAGATAGTAAAAAACGGCAGATTTATAGCAAAAGAAGAATTACCAACGCAGGTGAAGAAGATTATAAATTTTTACGCTGAAAAAGAGATACTCTTTTATGACCCGCTTACATTGGAAGTTAAAGGAAATAGTAGGATTTATGAGAAGGGGATGGAGAAGTTGGAGTTATAG